The Anabaena sp. WA102 genome contains a region encoding:
- a CDS encoding MFS transporter: MKTSTNRDQPPQKLYQDQNLQIVIAVTLMAVLGSSSIGPVLPTVAEDFKISPERIGLVISAFVLPIAIGTPVCGVLADRFGRKQILVPSLLLFAIAGSACAVAPNFRTLLEMRFLQGIGAASLESLALTIISDLYTGKMLTSAMAFNGSMIGISLAVYPLISGGLAALGWRYPFLLPLTAIPVAFLVLFSLKIPKLPKQEEFHLKAYLQNIGRSINNRKVIGLLFAVIALFILLFGAYFTYIPILASNVLGASNVVIGIILASMALSLAFVSSQLGLFAQKLSELTLIKVSFILYALALVITPSIQNVWLLFIPSLLFGAAHGMVFPATQALLGGLAPKEYRGGFMAVNATLLSLGQALGPLLAGVAFGLWGMPGVFYSSAVFAIATLVLLSGLFAKNRNKRK, encoded by the coding sequence TTGAAAACATCAACAAATCGTGATCAACCGCCACAGAAACTCTATCAAGACCAAAATCTTCAAATTGTTATTGCTGTAACTTTAATGGCAGTTTTGGGTTCTAGCAGCATAGGTCCAGTATTACCAACCGTGGCAGAGGACTTTAAAATTTCTCCCGAACGCATTGGATTAGTCATATCAGCCTTTGTTTTACCGATCGCAATCGGTACTCCAGTCTGTGGGGTACTGGCGGATCGCTTTGGGAGGAAACAAATCTTAGTGCCTTCTCTGCTATTGTTTGCGATTGCAGGATCTGCCTGTGCAGTGGCTCCGAATTTTCGCACCCTGCTGGAGATGCGTTTTCTGCAAGGCATCGGTGCAGCCAGCTTAGAATCTCTAGCACTGACTATCATCAGCGATCTTTATACGGGCAAAATGCTGACATCTGCAATGGCATTCAATGGCAGCATGATCGGCATCAGTTTAGCAGTGTATCCCTTAATTAGTGGAGGATTGGCAGCACTAGGATGGCGGTATCCTTTTCTCCTACCTTTGACGGCTATTCCTGTAGCATTTTTGGTGTTATTTTCTCTAAAAATACCCAAGTTGCCAAAGCAAGAAGAGTTTCATCTTAAAGCTTATCTACAAAATATTGGACGCAGTATCAACAATCGTAAAGTGATTGGACTGCTGTTTGCAGTAATAGCCTTATTCATTCTCCTTTTCGGCGCCTACTTCACCTACATTCCCATCTTAGCCAGCAATGTTTTAGGTGCTTCTAATGTGGTAATTGGCATCATTTTGGCAAGTATGGCGCTTTCGCTGGCTTTTGTTTCTTCCCAACTGGGACTATTTGCCCAAAAGCTTTCAGAGCTAACACTGATCAAAGTCTCGTTTATTCTCTATGCACTGGCATTAGTTATTACCCCATCTATACAGAATGTCTGGCTGCTATTCATTCCCAGTTTGCTATTTGGAGCGGCTCATGGCATGGTGTTTCCGGCAACTCAGGCTTTATTGGGTGGATTGGCACCAAAGGAGTATCGAGGGGGATTTATGGCGGTGAATGCCACGTTATTGTCACTGGGACAGGCGTTGGGACCTCTTTTGGCAGGTGTTGCCTTTGGACTGTGGGGAATGCCGGGGGTTTTTTACTCTAGTGCCGTTTTTGCGATCGCTACATTGGTATTGCTCAGTGGGCTTTTTGCTAAAAACCGTAACAAAAGAAAATAA